From Topomyia yanbarensis strain Yona2022 chromosome 1, ASM3024719v1, whole genome shotgun sequence, one genomic window encodes:
- the LOC131687078 gene encoding xaa-Pro aminopeptidase ApepP-like — protein MKNSKKYIIGLSALLIILVGCGLAVGRALNGDDNYEYDETPKTVEQILSDVRSLMEDNSVAAYIVPSVDAHSSEYVSAHDRRLQYVTNFTGSAGTAIIALQAAALWTDSRYHLQAENQLDSDHWTLMREGLADVPTRDDWLLKNLPAGSQVGTDPFLITPTEFDRLSRVLSAGGLRLVTLERNLVDSVWNNRPPQINEPLIPLDIKYSGKRASEKIADLRDELTEKKASAIVINGLDEIAWLFNLRGSDIRNTPVFFAYAIVSNDQILLFTNPERINETIRAHFRSEGITVTVREYDDILAEIKELVEEHGKLIIATSCSHAFYAQIPADQRIQLYSLVATKRAVKNSVEAEGMRRAHIRDGAAVVRYLHWLEENVDSGNVTELSGASKLREFRSVQQNFVSLSFTAISAFGSNAAIVHYSPTEETDTLITRDNIYLIDSGGQYWDGTTDVTRSVHMGEPTAFQREAFTRVLKGFLSLGSTVFPPKTSGTFFDAMARRALWDVGLDYGHGTGHGIGSFLGVHEYPPSIVSSTVSPGNVGLQENMFSSNEPGYYEPDEFGIRLEDIVQVVKADVRFDFAGRGALTFYANTVVPLQTKLMDVSLMTEHEVELVNRYHERVLKEVGPLLLEQEANEAYIWLAKQTQAIRKV, from the exons ATGAAGAACTCCAAGAAGTACATCATCGGGCTATCGGCCCTGCTCATCATTCTGGTCGGCTGCGGACTGGCCGTTGGcag AGCCCTGAATGGCGATGACAATTACGAGTACGATGAGACTCCCAAAACCGTAGAACAAATCCTGTCGGATGTCCGCAGCCTAATGGAGGACAATTCTGTCGCAGCGTACATTGTACCCTCGGTCGATGCCCACAGT AGTGAATACGTTTCAGCACACGATCGTCGTCTTCAGTACGTGACCAATTTTACTGGTTCCGCCGGCACGGCCATCATTGCACTTCAGGCCGCCGCTCTGTGGACGGATTCGCGCTACCATTTGCAGGCGGAGAATCAGCTGGATTCGGATCACTGGACGCTAATGAGGGAGGGTCTGGCGGATGTCCCAACACGGGACGATTGGCTGCTGAAGAATCTTCCTGCGGGGTCCCAAGTCGGAACGGACCCCTTTCTTATCACGCCCACGGAGTTTGATCGTCTGTCACGGGTTTTGAGTGCCGGTGGCCTGCGGTTGGTGACACTCGAGCGCAATCTGGTGGACAGTGTGTGGAACAACCGGCCGCCGCAGATCAACGAACCACTGATCCCGCTGGATATTAAATATTCGG gaaAACGAGCCTCTGAGAAAATCGCGGATCTCCGCGATGAATTAACGGAAAAGAAAGCGTCAGCGATTGTAATCAACGGTCTGGATGAAATCGCTT GGTTGTTCAATCTGCGCGGATCGGACATCCGCAACACTCCCGTGTTCTTCGCATATGCCATAGTCTCCAACGATCAGATCCTACTGTTCACCAACCCGGAACGAATAAACGAAACCATTCGAGCACACTTCCGTTCGGAAGGTATCACGGTGACGGTTAGAGAATACGACGATATCCTTGCCGAAATAAAAGAACTTGTGGAAGAACACGGAAAATTGATTATTGCCACCTCCTGCAGTCACGCGTTTTACGCGCAAATTCCAGCTGATCAGCGGATTCAACTCTACAGTCTAGTGGCGACTAAGCGAGCCGTGAAAAATTCCGTGGAAGCGGAAGGGATGCGAAGGGCACATATCAGAGATGGTGCAGCTGTCGTTCGATACCTCCATTGGTTGGAAGAGAACGTCGACTCTGGCAACGTAACCGAACTGTCCGGGGCGAGTAAGCTGCGCGAATTTCGCAGTGTTCAACAAAACTTTGTCAGCCTGAGCTTCACGGCAATCAGTGCCTTCGGGTCCAACGCAGCCATCGTTCATTACAGTCCAACGGAGGAAACGGACACTCTGATAACACGAGACAATATCTACCTCATCGATTCCGGCGGACAGTATTGGGATGGGACCACCGATGTTACCCGGTCGGTTCATATGGGTGAACCAACCGCTTTCCAAAGGGAAGCCTTCACCAGAGTGCTGAAAGGTTTTCTGAGCCTCGGTTCGACTGTCTTCCCCCCGAAAACTTCGGGAACGTTCTTCGATGCTATGGCGCGGCGGGCACTGTGGGACGTAGGTTTGGATTATGGGCACGGAACCGGTCACGGGATAGGATCCTTTTTGGGAGTTCACGAGTACCCGCCTTCAATCGTTTCCAGTACGGTATCGCCGGGAAATGTGGGTCTACAGGAGAACATGTTTTCTTCCAACGAACCCGGTTACTACGAACCGGATGAGTTCGGGATCCGCTTGGAAGATATCGTGCAGGTGGTGAAGGCAGATGTTCGGTTTGACTTTGCCGGTCGGGGTGCGTTGACATTCTACGCGAACACGGTTGTTCCGCTGCAGACCAAACTGATGGATGTGTCGTTGATGACGGAACACGAGGTAGAACTGGTGAACCGGTATCACGAGAGGGTTCTGAAGGAGGTTGGTCCGTTGCTGTTGGAACAGGAGGCTAACGAGGCTTACATATGGTTGGCCAAACAGACGCAGGCTATTAGGAAGGTGTAG